The nucleotide sequence CTTTTGCTTCGAGAATCTGGATAGATGACTTTGTCACATTAGTAAACTCGAATGAAAGATTTTTCATCTCATTTTTAGTTACCTGACCCAAGTCAATAGAAGTCGTTTTCCATTTAATTGGAGCTACTGCAGCCATTGCAGCTACTGCAATTCCAAGCATTACGATAAATGTTGTTTTTCTCATTTTATTTAAAATTTGATTTCTCCAAATGTGAATTTTATGCATAAGAATGACTGTTAACAAGCACTTAATGATTGTTAATGAGATGTTAAACCCTAATTTCTACCATTCTTAAGGACTACATTTGAAATAT is from Marinobacter alexandrii and encodes:
- a CDS encoding DUF1573 domain-containing protein, encoding MRKTTFIVMLGIAVAAMAAVAPIKWKTTSIDLGQVTKNEMKNLSFEFTNVTKSSIQILEAKGSCGCTNVKFPSGEIKAGETASITANFRSGSVGAFKKNIRIKTSESEEYTYLNFKGEVVE